In Cucurbita pepo subsp. pepo cultivar mu-cu-16 chromosome LG10, ASM280686v2, whole genome shotgun sequence, the DNA window GCAGTTGTTGGATGCACTCAAAAGAATCACACAAGGCTTTATTCCAACCCTACAACCTCATTGACTGAATCAGACTGACAAGACCAGACCAATTCAGACATCGTTTTCAttatctctctttctttctctctctggaACATGAATGTCGGGCCTACCTTGtctttgaattaaaacaaagtaCCCCCGTATATTCTTCATTCCGACACCGTGGACTCATTTTGCTGAACTGGCTTTCTTTCCCCTTCCCTGCTTATAAAACCCTCCCATATTCTCCCCCATTTCTTCATTAATTTCTTCACACTCCTCTGTTTTCTGCTTTATATTACTTTCACCCCCAACACAACCAAAAACccctctttcaattttttttttttaactttgctCTGTGTTTTACGCTATGATGCAACGCTGTGGCAGCTACCAATGCTACTCCGCGGGTGAGTGTTCGTGTGGGGCGTTCTATGCGCAGCAGGGCAGCTACTTCTCCACCCCCGCCTACAACAATTACTATGAATCTGAACATTATTCTTTTGACTCTTCCTCTCCGGTGGATTGTACGCTCTCTCTCGGAACACCCTCGACTCGTATGACGGAGTACGACGAGAAGCGCCGTGAGGAGCAGCACTCTGCTTCTAATTTTGCCTGGGATTTGTCTCGTACTAAACATGGTCACTCCTCCAAGACCAGTCGCCGTAGTGGCAATACTGGCGGTGATAAATCCAGAGCCAATGGAGACCAAATGTTCTCTCGACACTGCGCTAATTGCGACACCACCACCACTCCCCTCTGGCGCAATGGCCCTAGCGGTCCTAAGGTAAACAACCCAATCCACGATCTGGGTTTGGATCAAAATTGAATCTTTTTCAGACTTTTGGTCTGTGAGCTAATGGATTAATGTAAATTGCTTTGCAGTCGTTGTGCAATGCGTGTGGGATTAGATACAAGAAGGAAGAGAGGAAAGCGGCGAGTTCAGGGCAGCAGGCTAATTCGATGTACAAGAATGAGGCTAGCTCATGGCTTCAGCACCATTCTCACAGCCAGAAAACGCCGAGATTCCCACATGGAATTACCAATGATCTGAATCCCGGCGTCGCCTTTCTCTCATGGAGCCTCAATGACACAGAGCAGCCTCAGCTGTACTACGATTTCACAAGTTGAAATTATTATCTCTCccaagaattttcttttttttttcttttttcttttttttgctcTCTGCCAATGTGGGGGagttttacttttcttttcttttttcctttttttttttgttattaatatttactttcttttttataccctggaggaaaaaaaaaaaaaaaaaaaaaaaaagccaccACTATAATAGTGTTGTTGAAGGAATTTTAAAAGATGGTGAGACGGTTTTATGGAAATACTGTCTCCTCTAACGAATCCACatcatccttttctttttttttttttttttttttttcttttcctttcagaaTTTTTTTGGCTGCTTCTTATTTTTCCACTATACGTCAATGTTTGTGAAAAtcgaaatattaaaattatataatatatattatgtatgtaatttcatttctctctcttactttCTCTTTCTTAGTTACGGTGGAATAGTACGGTGCATTGCATATCCTCCTCaattagtttaataaaaagttctaaaaaattaaatattatgttataccatacaaacttaaattttaaaattacttgcaaataaatatattttcaatgaattttaataatctttaaaagccacgatttttcttaataaaaatatctgaGTTCAATCGACCAAATTATGTCGACACagatattatttgaattagacaattttaaaaattgaattataagtATGACGATCGATCAATTCAACCATAACTCAGTGAGTGGTTTATACTCAACGAGATTTTTCTCTCgttacaaaattataaaatatttttacaatattaaatttaaggaAAAAGTGAGACTTTTTTTGTGAGGGTAAAAAATATTGGGTTAAAATTAGGGAGCAAATAAGCGAAGGTAAACATTgcattattatttaagtttaatgttgagtttattaaaatttaaagttgaatcaaaatgataaaaattgttatttttcgtgaacaaaattgaagtaaattaaatcattaaaaagtaaattgtATAATTACAGTCAAAGCTGACGAGTTTGACCGAgttatatcatattataacCTGGAAATCAAATCGTGCACCTCAAGCTTCGAGATGATATCATCTCAACCAATCATAACGCGACGTCTGTACTGCACTCCACTTGAATCCCTCCTCAAAACCCAGGTTCTACCCACAAATCATTTACCACCGCCGATGGCCAGAAGAACCCGCCGGAAGTTACTCTTACAGTCCGAGTCTCAAACCGAGGCCGATCCACCGTCTAAGATTTCGTTCCGAACTACAAAAATACGGAAGATTTCTTCCACTCAAAAACCGGACAAACCACAGATATCAACTCCTGGCGGAGGCGACCGGACTCGAGCATTCCCGAACCAGGATGGTCCTGTCAAATCTTTATCGTCTTCGGATGTAATTCGTACAGCGATCGATCATTTACGCCGTTCGGATCCCCTTCTGATAAGGCTATTAGATTCATGCGAATCCCCCAATTTCAAGTCCAATCCACCGTTTCTAGCCCTAACAAAGAGCATCCTCTACCAGCAGCTCGCTACGAAGGCCGCCGAATCGATTTACAATCGCTTCGCGTCGCTATGCGGCGGAGAGGCGGCAGTACTACCAGACGCCGTACTTGGACTCTCGCCTCAACAGCTGCGAGTAGTCGGAGTTTCGGGTAGAAAAGCAAGTTACCTCCATGACCTAGCGACCAAATTCATAGAGGGCAGTTTGTCGAATTCGTCGATTCTAGAGATGGACGACGAGACTCTACTGAGTGCGTTGACGGCGGTGAAGGGAATCGGCGTTTGGTCAGTGCACATGTTCATGATTTTTACTCTGCACCGGCCGGATGTGCTGCCGGTGGGGGATTTGGGCGTGAGAAAAGGGGTACAGAGGTTGTACGGACTGAAAGAATTGCCAAAGCCAGTGGAGATGGAGAAACTTTGTGAAAATTGGAAGCCGTACAGGTC includes these proteins:
- the LOC111803041 gene encoding DNA-3-methyladenine glycosylase 1, with translation MISSQPIITRRLYCTPLESLLKTQVLPTNHLPPPMARRTRRKLLLQSESQTEADPPSKISFRTTKIRKISSTQKPDKPQISTPGGGDRTRAFPNQDGPVKSLSSSDVIRTAIDHLRRSDPLLIRLLDSCESPNFKSNPPFLALTKSILYQQLATKAAESIYNRFASLCGGEAAVLPDAVLGLSPQQLRVVGVSGRKASYLHDLATKFIEGSLSNSSILEMDDETLLSALTAVKGIGVWSVHMFMIFTLHRPDVLPVGDLGVRKGVQRLYGLKELPKPVEMEKLCENWKPYRSMGAWYMWRLMEMKEIVKDDGDLKMNTANGGGVVM
- the LOC111804287 gene encoding GATA transcription factor 18-like; its protein translation is MMQRCGSYQCYSAGECSCGAFYAQQGSYFSTPAYNNYYESEHYSFDSSSPVDCTLSLGTPSTRMTEYDEKRREEQHSASNFAWDLSRTKHGHSSKTSRRSGNTGGDKSRANGDQMFSRHCANCDTTTTPLWRNGPSGPKSLCNACGIRYKKEERKAASSGQQANSMYKNEASSWLQHHSHSQKTPRFPHGITNDLNPGVAFLSWSLNDTEQPQLYYDFTS